DNA sequence from the Malus sylvestris chromosome 10, drMalSylv7.2, whole genome shotgun sequence genome:
cgtcatctcttctctttagtggatcattctctgggtcgggtttatcgtcgtcctgcgcctccagtcggttgactagtgctgcaatttgcaagtctttttcttccacagttcgggttagccttgcgatcgcttcattcatttgagccagttgttcttccggaggtaacgccgatagtcatgacttgtgcgaccaatagacgtgactttcctttagacatccaggatgctgatgaagaacgtcgttgggTGCTTTGGGATATCAActtgtgtgcctcagcagcatgcttcggtgcccccagcaaggtcaggttgatgacagactcacacctttgatgctcccctcgctcttttagcggcaccaattttgaagtggcatgttgaggagcggttgtggcgccaatggattgtccgtttgcggcagaagtgcttaggatccttccctcagtggttgcgagaacggcttgtcccttgcttaatgccattgactttgaggtgtgtttggattctttgaacggagaaagagatgagaggcagagattgtcccactgggcgtgccaatttgtgaacacggaaatttcctgaaacgaaagagacaagaacaacgcgcacaaacaaatattatttgtatttgatgattttgggttacaatctctctctattttgatcctctgattcgatctccgtaaggtgttgatttgtgggatgtgcgattgatccaagggccgtcgaggcttgatcttggatgaacgaggatgaacggatcttcgagggcttttgagcttgatcttgaagaatggtgattgacggatcttcaagggcttttgggcttgatcttgaagaacagtgatgaacggatttccgagggcttttgggcttgaactcgaagaacagtgacgaacggatcttcgagagcttttgggcttgaacagatcttcgagggcttttgggcttgatctcgaagaacagtgatgaacaatgaacgctttcttcaagggccgtcggggcttgggcttgaaggtggatgattgttgatccaagggccgtcgggcttgatcttggaagaacgatgaacgaagaacgctttcttgattcttcgggaacctggatgcttgagagcttcggagtttcagagcttcagagcttcaaggtgtaatatgaattcgtcccccttaaatgaatgaaatgggcttgtatttatagaaatttccaaggcctaattttgaatataatattccagatgaaataagttgtttctgccaggtgttgacacgtgtcctatttgatgacttttccaactcatttcaattttcgttgagccacacgctacgtgtaaaatttatgtaatacatgagcgttgacactttgatttatcggtcaacatttatttaccgaaatttcgatgtctacaattagCACATAGAAAATCCGAGTTTTGGAATTTCTACTGCACAATATATTAAGAATCTATGGAAGTGCAGACAAGCTGTAAACTCAACTGCCTCACTTGAAACAATTAATTGAGAATTAGTAAATAGTAGATTCAGGAATCAGGCTACTCAAACATCAAACACAGGATATTGGTTTTGTACTTCAAACCCAAAAGAGTTCATAAAAAACTTGCCAACCGTGCCATCATAGAGAGTATGTACCATTAACATAATATCGGTACCTTCGATGAAAAAACATGATGGTAGTATAATAGATTTTACAAGGAGCAGGCATAGGAAGCTTACCCATGGCTACTCAGAACATGCAATGGAATGGTCAGCCTTCTCATATCGAACAGACCAACAGTGGTGTCTGAAGATGCTGTGGCCAAAATCCATTCATTATATGAATTGAAAGAAAGAGAGTTTATCTGAGATCATCAAACGAATGAGAAAGGAAATTTAGAGAACAGTGCCAGATGTGAAGCCATAGACGAAATACTTCTTTTTCAGCAGGTACAAAATCAATGACATAAGTTACTATTCAGTACTTTTGTAATTCAAAAGGGTTAGTAACTCGGAAGGTGAAATCTTACAAACATATTGAAAAGCCACAATCATATAGATGACATTGTTTAAAGTTGCGGTCACCTCCGTCTCATGAGTTTTGACACAATGCTGTGTTTGGTTAGTGCGCAAGTCCCATATCATCAACTGACAATCATCCCCAACGGATCCAAACAGATTCTCATTCTTCGGATGCCATGAAACATCTCCAACCACACTTTCGCAACGCTAAAAGCGGACATTCACAACTCACACATTAAAAACACTGAACACCTAGTACAAACTCGAAAAACTCCTATCAAGAACTACAAGTTTATAGCCCAAATTTACCTCATAAACATGGATTGGATCAAGCACTTTCTCTTGAGCTGAAGCAGAAACATCCCACAAGCAGATTTTACAATCATATGAACCACTCAAAAGGTAACCCTCCTACAAAGAGCTCCATGACAGGCCATACCCTTCTTTGTCATCCCCTTAACCTCAAATCAGGATCACAGGCCTCATCTTGATGTTTCTTTCCTCCTTGTTTGGAACAATCAAGCACATAAACATCAGCACCGCTGGTCTTTGCACCCACAATAGTCGACTTCTGCGGCATCCACCGTGCCCTATTCACTTCCCCAAAGACACGAATCTTCTGCGTTATTTCCACCTACAACCACACTAAGCATTTGCTGCTAGAAATTTTAACATACAGTCGGTACCCACAAAATAATTCTCAAAGCATGAGATTACCCATGATTCATTTCTTCAAATTAATAAGAACCGACTTCATATTCTGGAAATTATAAGTAATAATTGGTAACGAGAAATTATTTCTCCAAAATGAGAGTAAAGGACCGATCTTTCAGTACCTTAGGCATCACAGGGTCATTTTCCGAAATGGCGCCAAAGTTGGGTTGGGATGTGGGTAGGAGGGCGTCGGCGACCATGAGAAAGTTGGGGTAGTCATCGGAAGTGAGGGTCCCGAGAACGAGCTTGTGGGCGGCGAGAGATGGGTCGGTGTGGGGCTGCGGCGCCGAGGGAGCCCAGTGGACAGTGAGAGACGGCCATTCGAGAGGGTGAGAGATGATGAGGTCGTAGAGGAAAGGGCTGTTCTTCTTCCAGACCGTGTACTCTTCCTCTAAGACAGCCGATTCTTGGTCCTGGTCTTCCGCCATGGCTGCGGCAGTCAATTCGAGCTCTTTCGCATTTTCCGCTTCTTTCTGATTTCCCGCCAAATGTTGGTCTGAATGAAGGAGGGACTCAAGAGAGCGTTGGGAAATGTCTAAGGGTTTATAGGGGAACGGGGAAGAAAATTGGTTATTTTGATGGGCATGTATCTGGGCTGGTTAATTTGTATGGGGTCTCTTTTGTTGCCCAGCAATAGAAGCCCATATTTTTCTTATGGTTACAAGGGAAAACCATTTTTGTAAGGACCCATTATGAGAtttacaattgtcaacaattgTACGTGACTCACAAACAACTTATGCTAGCATTTTCTTATGTTGGTACTTGATAGTTGGTAACTAGCATTTTTGTGAAGTATAGTTTGAAGGATAATGTTCTCTTCATagttgtgttttttattttttattttttatttttgagagaAACAAGATTGATTCTTAGGCTAAGAACAGCTGCGAGGGGCAGTGCAAGGGAAATTACATAGACCATCCTCCACAAGGAGGTCAATAATGAAACTAGGAGGGTGGTCAAGCCATTCAAGATGGCTGCCAACGTTTAGACTGAACCTAGCTATCCAATGAGCAACTATATTGGCTTGACGGTGAACATGGCACAAAGTTGTTCAAATTTTATATAGCTTTCTTGTTCTTTCAAACTTATAAACACCACAAGTTTAGACTGAACCGTTGCCATTTTTGGTACAAAAATTTATTAACACCACAAGTTGCTCACGTGAGGTAGTTTATTGCGTGAAAGAGTAGaattgtagaagaagaaaaaatagatgTGAAAATGAAGGTTAGATTAGTGTATGTGATTTATGAGTGAAACTGAATATTTTTTACACAACTATAAGACGtcatgtattttaatttttatctatGTAGTTCTACATTGATTTTACTCGATATGAAAGTCGTCAGAGTTAGACAATCTTACcaagattattattatttttttttttaccatacaATGTTATCTATTTATCTACATAAATTAGTACCTCacgcctatatatatatagatatattatATTAGCAGCTACAAGACTTGCTTGACTTGGTCTTGAGCGGAATTGGCTTGGGGGGCACGGAAACTTGAGCCCCAAGATATGGGCGGTTGGAAGTCGATCGCATAATATTATCCTCAAGAAATTTCGATGACTCATGTTATTTGGGACGATATTTGAATTTAGATAAAAGGTTACGTCTAACTTTCGTCAAGCATATTAATTTAGTTTAAAGTCAGTGATGTAATGATAATTGATGATTTAAACACTGGATTCCAGCACTTGATAACGAAGTGCCATCTGCAATTGCTACCATACAAGTTTTGCTCGTTTCAATTAAGTAATGATCATGGCTGCAAGTGCCTTGTGTGTTTCTAAGGTGGCAAACAACTTGCGCACCTCCTTTCAATCATTCTTAAATATTTCAACAAAGGAATGATGCAAATGGCCAAAATTATTGTGTAATGTGTCGACGTAACACGTCGACATGCACTGGCAAAGTCATGAAGAAATCAGATTGGTCCCAAACCTACCCTAACTTTTTTCTCAGGTTCAAAATTCTAGTATGTATGCCCTTGAGTTTTTTCGTGGGCTCGGTGTTTCAATGGAGTTCACTGTAGAGGAGCAGCGAGAGAGGTTGATAAACCTGGTTctcttttttattcttattttattctttGAAGCTTGCCATATGATTTTACACAATtgcttttttattatattatttttactatctattggagaaattttttttttcctttctattttTGTCTCGCCTTAAtgaaaaatttagaaaataattttcacattttttgctTCTTTTACACATTCTTATATATGTATATCcgttaattcatttttttatttatttaatttaattaacactCATAAATAAATATAGTGTAGAAAGACgaagaaaaatttgaaaatcactTTGCAAAATTTATGAATCCCTCACTTATTATGAGGGTCGTAATATCACAAGTTTAGATCGCGAGTTTGTGGATTAATTCGAAGAATGAGGATGACGAGGAAGACACTATTTAAGACTCAAACAAAAATTGATCGAAGCTAAATATGCcaaaattttctaaaataaaGAGAGTGTGTTGGGCCACTTCTAGATGTACTGGCTCCACCATTGCTGACACGATGTTATCAACTTACTTaggttttttagtcaaaatggtccttAAGATTTGCAttactcctcactttggtccatgagatttgaaatcaatagaagtaatctctgagtttgtccactatcaatcattttggtcatttcatgaaaaatctCCTTTAAATAAAGCTAAAATGACAATTATACTCTCAATTTTGGTCAAATCATTTGGCCCGTTGTTTATTAAAGGCCTAATAAGATAAATAGCCCCTGTGGTGACAAGGTAATCGGAAGATAGCCCtcgtggtaaaaaaaattaggatttaaactcTCGTGGTGCTAGTCtattagcaaatttagtccaaaagtaatTTTTTCGTTAAATGTCTATTAATTAAAGGGTAGACATGTACTTTAACTtgtgcaccttcttcttcctcgcctCTCTAGTCTTTCTATTACATACACTTCGCAGGATCAAACATATAGCGTCCGAAACACTGTTACTCTCTCTGCTACAATTCCTAGTTGCATTAAATGAAtgtattttctttcttatttttgtcCTTGTAGattcaagaacccaaaaaaaaaaaaaaaaccatcacgAGTTTGGAGCTCTTCGCTTGTAGGAGTGGCAGTGTTGGTGTTGCGTCTTTTCCCAAGTGTCCAATTCGTGACTAAATTATGTTCATCATTTGATTCATAAATATATGGAGCCAATATACAACCTAGCCATTATTATTTTATGGCGAGCCTCTTTGTCTTTGTGTTGGCGAGGAATACAAGTTTAGTTTTACTGcgtaaaacaaaaacaaagagttTGAAGTGTCGTTTCCATCGTTAACAAGCGGAGGTGGGGCATCTGGTTtgggtgaagaagaagaagagggtttGAAGAAGGCATCGATCTTTGATTGCATTGCATGAATACATCGGATTTGAATTGAATTGGATCTAATTTTACTGAGCTtccatcatttgattttaaTGTACATTTTTATCCCTAAATTTAATTGACATTTAACGGAAAAattacttttggactaaatttgttaACGGACTAATACCACGAGGATTTAAAACCTAATTTTTGTACCACGAGAGCTATCTTCCAATTACTTTGTCACCACAggaaccatttatccgattagacctttattaaattaaaggtatttttattattttggtccttatttaatataatttttttcaaggaatgaccaaaataattgatggtgtACATACTCAGGATctacttttattgatttcaaatttcaaataccAAAGTAATGAGTTATTTAAATCTCAGGAACTATTTTTAACTAAAAAGCCACTTAATCTATAATactgtgtttaagtttaatgaTCCAAACTTTTAACTTTTGATCGGTAATCATTTAGGCATATTATTAGTTTATAATCAACTTTGATATACAAAGACCAACACATAgccaatttcataaattttgatttatcaacaaaccaaaaaagaaattgaaaaaaaaaaagtgcaacAACACATGACATTGGCGTACTCCAAAATAATTAACCAAAATTCCAAGTCGATTCCACAAATGTCACGTGCAAAGTGACACCTCACATGACAGTGCAGGCAGCGGGGTTTTCATCACTGAACGCCGTGGTGTAACGCACTTCCGTCGAGCTCGCACGTGCCAGGTTCCCCATCTGCGGGTCCTCCACGTTCCGCACGTACCCGGACGGCGCCTTCCTGTCGTACACTCCGGCGGCGTAAGGGTGCGCCACGACGTCGTACGGGACGTAGGGCCAGAACTCCACCCTCTTCCCCGTCCGATGCGCGACACGTGCCAGAACCTTGCCGGGGTCCACGTATCCGACGACCGTCAGCTTGTGGGCCTTGCGCTCCACGTCCACCTGCGTCACGCCCCTCATTCCCTCCACCGATCTCTTCACCTTCCGCTCGCATCCTTCGCAGTCCATCTTCACCTTGATCTCCACCGTCTGATCAAAACAAAACAGTTGAACGTTTAAGTTAACTAGTATGCGAGACATTGTACACGTGGCGATTGAGAATGGATTTTACTCGGTACTGTTCTTGAAGAAACAGAGACAGTAGAATCCAGCTCAAAGGagttaaaaatgacaaaaacacTTGTTGGATCTCTAAACTCAGAAAAAAAGTACTGAGATTTGGCTATGCGTCGCTTCATCTTGttctttcagaaaaaaaaaaatagataaaagtTTTGAAAGGAAAATCTTGAATTACCTGGAATTGCCTGCGTTTCTTGAGCCTGGATCTCCCACTTGAGCAATCAAATAGATTCGAAAAATGATCCAAaacacccattttctgcccttCTGGATTTCCAACGAAATTTGCACAACAGAAATACTTTTAGGATTTCAGATAAGGACTCAAAAATCTCT
Encoded proteins:
- the LOC126585952 gene encoding heavy metal-associated isoprenylated plant protein 26-like, producing MGVLDHFSNLFDCSSGRSRLKKRRQFQTVEIKVKMDCEGCERKVKRSVEGMRGVTQVDVERKAHKLTVVGYVDPGKVLARVAHRTGKRVEFWPYVPYDVVAHPYAAGVYDRKAPSGYVRNVEDPQMGNLARASSTEVRYTTAFSDENPAACTVM